The DNA window GCGGCCTCCGCTTCCGGGAAGAGCGACCCGTCGACGGCGAGATAGGGATTCACGTATCCAAGGAAACGGATGCCCCGATCTTCCAGTTCGGCCATCCGCTGGCGAAGACCGGGATAGCGGTCGTCGTTGGCCTTCCAGTCCCAGAACAGCCGCGCTCCGAACGAGGTGTGACGGAGCCCCACCCAATCCTCGCACCACAGTCCCGACACCTTCGTGCCGGCCGCCAGGATGGTTTCCAGCCGCTCGAACGAGTTCGCCCCATCCTTCAGCCCGATGATCGCGCCGCCATAGACCCATTCCGGCAGCGGCGGCTGACGCCCGAAGCGCTCGGACATGGCCTCGACGAGGGAGATGAACGTCGGACGCGCCGAGAGCTCGATCCGTTCGGGGACGGCCCAGATCTCGATCTCGTGGAAGTCGCCGCGTCGGAAGTCGAAAGCGGAATAGGCGGTCGTCTCCACGTGCAGCGTATAGCGCCGGGACGAGAGAAAGGTCGGCTGCGGATAATTGGTATTCCAGTAGTCGCCACCCGACTTGCCGCTGACATCCGCCTTGAAGGTGATCTCCGTCGTCTTGTCCCGTCCGACCCCAGGCTCGGACGTCCAGAGCGGAAAGCGGCGGCCGCGCATGTCGAAATACGACATCTGCTCCCCGCCACCCCAGACGTGCTCGCCCGGCTCGGCCTGAACGCGGAGCCAGATCCGGTTGAGGGCAGCATCCTCCGTCCGGAACGCGATGGCGCCATTCCGGTCATCTCCTGAAAGCTGGAGGATCATCCGGACCGGTTGCCCGGGAGCCGCCGAGAACGCGATGTTTGACCCGGACACGACCGCATGGGCGAGCGGCGTCCGCTCGACGACATAATCCTCGATGTCGAAATTGCCGCGATACATGTCCATCCGGGCATCGCCCTGCCCCACGAAGAGGCACGGGGCGTCGCTGCGATGGCGCAGGATCGGCCTTCCGTCGAGAATGAGATCGAAGCCGTCGGCGGTCTTTTGGATCTGCATGGGATGCTCTCAGTTCTGGGTCAGGCCGGCATCGACGATGAAGTTCGCGCCCGTGCAGCCGCCGCTCTCGTCGGAGCCGAGGAAGAGGGCCATCTTCGCCACGTGGCTGGCATCGAGCCGGAACTTCAACGCCTGGAGGTCGAGGAACTGCTGGTTCAGCTCGGGCGTCAGCCAGAGCTGCTTCTGGCGCTCCGTGAGGATCGCGCCCGGCACGATGCAGTTGACCCTGATATTGGACGGCCCCAGCTCACGGGCGAGCGTGCGGGTCATGCCGTTGATCGCCGCCTTCGCGGTCGTGTAGCCGACCATGCCGGGACGGCCGCGCATCCATGAGATCGAGCCGAGCATCACGATGGAGCCCGCCCCGCGTGCCCCCATGCCCTTCGCGACCGCCTGCGTGGCGAAGAACTGATGGTCGAGGTTCAAAGCGAGCGCCCGCCGCCAGTAGTCCGGCTCCACCTCGGCCATGTCGTGCCGGTCGTCCTTGCCCGCATTGTTCACGAGAACGTCGACGCTACCGAGTTCGTTTTCGATCCGAGCGAGCACCTCGCGGAGCGCCGGAATGTCGGTGACGTCGCAGGAATGGAAGCTGGCACCCGTCGCGTTTGCCAGAGCCCTCCCTGGCTCCTCGGCGATATCGATGAAAGCCACCCGGGCGCCCTGGGCGGCGAAAGCCTTCACCATTTCCTCGCCGATGCCGGACGCGCCGCCCGTGATGACGACCGAACGGTTTTCAAGGGAGCGATATTGGACGGTTGTATAGTCGAATGCCATCGCAGCGCGGCCTCAAACGGAAGGATCGAAACGGTTTTCAGGCAGTCCCGGCACGTCGACCGGCATGGAGAACAGGCTTCCTGACTGCGGAAGGGCCTCGAGCTCAGCCTCGGAACGGCCGTTGCGCGCCGATGTCACGTAGAGGGTCTTCAAGTCGGCGCCGCCGAAGCAGACCATCGTGGGACACCGGGCCGGGACGGGATATTCCGCCAGCAATCGCCCGTCGGGCGCATAGCGCTGGATCCGTCCACCCTCGAACAGAGCCGTCCAGTAGCAGCCTTCCGCATCCACCGCGGCGCCGTCGGGCCGTCCGCGGTCCATCTCGGACGGCTGGAGGCGCACGAACAGGGTCTTGTCCGTGGCCTCGCCAGTCTCGGGCTCATAGGCATAGCGCCAGACCGTGAAGGTCGGCGTATCGGAATGGTAGAGCGAGCGTCCGTCCGGCGAAAATGCGACGCCGTTCGACGTGAGGAGACCGCCGGCAAGTTCCGCAAGCCCGCGCCGGTCGTACCGGTAGAGATGTGCCCTGCCGCCATCCTTCGGCTCGTCGATGGTCCCGGCCAGAAAGCGGCCGGCTGGATCCACGCGGCCATCGTTGAAGCGGCTGGTGCGCTGGTCCTCCGGATTGTCGGCCAGCATCGCCTCGCGGTTTCCCTCGGAGTCCAGCAGCCAGAGGCCCGAGCGGAA is part of the Microvirga terrae genome and encodes:
- a CDS encoding SDR family NAD(P)-dependent oxidoreductase, whose translation is MAFDYTTVQYRSLENRSVVITGGASGIGEEMVKAFAAQGARVAFIDIAEEPGRALANATGASFHSCDVTDIPALREVLARIENELGSVDVLVNNAGKDDRHDMAEVEPDYWRRALALNLDHQFFATQAVAKGMGARGAGSIVMLGSISWMRGRPGMVGYTTAKAAINGMTRTLARELGPSNIRVNCIVPGAILTERQKQLWLTPELNQQFLDLQALKFRLDASHVAKMALFLGSDESGGCTGANFIVDAGLTQN
- a CDS encoding SMP-30/gluconolactonase/LRE family protein codes for the protein MSLTVALDIRAELGECPIWDADGQALVFVDIKGRALHRFRPATGEHAVMTMPEEIGCVAFRKGGGFIAGFRSGLWLLDSEGNREAMLADNPEDQRTSRFNDGRVDPAGRFLAGTIDEPKDGGRAHLYRYDRRGLAELAGGLLTSNGVAFSPDGRSLYHSDTPTFTVWRYAYEPETGEATDKTLFVRLQPSEMDRGRPDGAAVDAEGCYWTALFEGGRIQRYAPDGRLLAEYPVPARCPTMVCFGGADLKTLYVTSARNGRSEAELEALPQSGSLFSMPVDVPGLPENRFDPSV
- a CDS encoding alpha-glucosidase, producing MQIQKTADGFDLILDGRPILRHRSDAPCLFVGQGDARMDMYRGNFDIEDYVVERTPLAHAVVSGSNIAFSAAPGQPVRMILQLSGDDRNGAIAFRTEDAALNRIWLRVQAEPGEHVWGGGEQMSYFDMRGRRFPLWTSEPGVGRDKTTEITFKADVSGKSGGDYWNTNYPQPTFLSSRRYTLHVETTAYSAFDFRRGDFHEIEIWAVPERIELSARPTFISLVEAMSERFGRQPPLPEWVYGGAIIGLKDGANSFERLETILAAGTKVSGLWCEDWVGLRHTSFGARLFWDWKANDDRYPGLRQRMAELEDRGIRFLGYVNPYLAVDGSLFPEAEAAGYFAKDESGKTALVDFGEFDCGVVDFTNPEAAAWFAERVIGQNMLDFGLSGWMADFGEYLPIDVKLANGVDAKLMHNAWPTLWAEVNARAVASRGKTGEALFFMRAGFTGVQKHCPLLWGGDQSVDFTRHDGLVTVMSGALSSGLLGNAYHHSDIGGYTSLFGNARTAELVMRWAEMGAFTPVMRTHEGNRPRDNLQIDQDSEVLAHFARMTRVYVHLVPYLKSLVAEASTRGLPVQRPLFLHFEDDARTYAIQDAYLYGPDLLIAPVWQSGKTEWSTYLPEGAEWTHVWSGKTFAGGQDATVGAPFGEPPVFYRTGSEFAELFAGLRKL